From the genome of Gemmatimonas phototrophica, one region includes:
- the lipA gene encoding lipoyl synthase, with translation MAEQLVQIMGRHRREALPERKPSWLKVKAPGGENYIRLKHMMKELNLHSVCEEAHCPNIGECWQHGTATFMILGSVCTRNCAYCAVAHGKPPEYDIEEPNRVGEAIARMGLRHAVITSVDRDDLPDFGAYIFAETIRQIHQRLPECSVEVLVPDFQGNVDSIRAVLEARPEIYNHNTETVPRLFKKARPGGRYERVLEIFRTAKRIAPDIPTKTGIILGLGETNEEVVEVMKDLRTVDVDILTLGQYLRPSDSHIALDRYVTPEEFRELYEIGMRMGFRHVESGPLVRSSYHAWEQVQAASLA, from the coding sequence ATGGCTGAGCAGCTGGTACAGATTATGGGGCGTCACCGCCGCGAGGCGCTTCCCGAGCGGAAGCCTTCGTGGCTCAAGGTGAAGGCTCCCGGCGGAGAAAACTACATTCGCCTCAAGCACATGATGAAGGAGCTGAACCTTCATTCCGTGTGCGAAGAAGCCCATTGCCCGAACATCGGCGAATGCTGGCAGCATGGCACCGCCACGTTCATGATTCTCGGCAGCGTTTGCACGCGGAACTGCGCCTATTGCGCCGTTGCCCACGGCAAGCCGCCGGAGTACGACATCGAAGAACCCAATCGGGTGGGCGAAGCCATTGCCCGCATGGGTCTCCGCCATGCCGTCATCACGTCCGTGGATCGTGACGACCTCCCGGACTTCGGCGCCTACATCTTCGCCGAAACCATCCGGCAAATTCACCAGCGCCTCCCGGAATGCTCGGTGGAAGTGCTGGTCCCGGACTTCCAGGGGAACGTGGACTCCATTCGCGCCGTACTCGAAGCGCGCCCGGAGATCTACAACCACAACACCGAAACGGTGCCGCGCCTCTTCAAGAAGGCGCGCCCCGGCGGACGGTACGAGCGCGTCCTCGAGATCTTCCGCACCGCCAAGCGCATTGCCCCTGATATCCCCACCAAGACCGGCATCATCCTTGGCCTCGGCGAGACCAACGAGGAAGTGGTGGAAGTCATGAAGGACCTGCGCACCGTGGACGTGGACATCCTGACCCTCGGTCAGTATCTGCGCCCTTCCGACTCGCACATCGCACTCGATCGGTACGTCACGCCGGAAGAATTCCGCGAGCTGTATGAGATCGGTATGCGCATGGGCTTCAGACACGTGGAAAGTGGTCCGCTGGTGCGCTCCAGCTACCACGCCTGGGAGCAAGTCCAGGCCGCGTCGCTCGCCTGA
- the lpdA gene encoding dihydrolipoyl dehydrogenase produces MASFDVIVLGGGPAGYVCAIRCAQLGLQVAVIEREALGGTCVLWGCIPAKSLLESAGLAQKIGKAAEHGITIEGVTLDFGPAMKRSRSVSTQNSKGVEFLFKKHKVQWIRGEGVIEKGKKVTVTAADGKKETHEAKKAVVIATGSRVKGLPQIGLELDKNVVLSSDEVLIAEKAPATMAVIGAGAVGCEFADVFASFGTKVSLIEVAANILPIEDADCSAELAKAFKKRKIDVMTSAKISNVKVTKTGASMTVEAGGQTQTLEVEKVLVAAGRAPNVEKIGLEAVGIAKSERGFVKINEKFETSVPGYYAIGDVAGNQMLAHKGSREGHVLADLLGGQHAHLVNYKNIPSCTYCHPEVASIGLTEQACKDQKLDYKVGKFPFSANGRARTSGETDGFVKIIRDAKHGEILGAHIVGAHATEIIHEIVVARENEFTVEEIDLAVHAHPTLSEAIGEAVLDSLGKMLHA; encoded by the coding sequence ATGGCTTCTTTCGACGTCATCGTCCTCGGCGGTGGCCCCGCCGGGTACGTCTGTGCCATTCGCTGCGCCCAGCTCGGGCTGCAGGTTGCCGTTATCGAGCGCGAAGCGCTGGGCGGTACCTGTGTGCTCTGGGGCTGCATTCCCGCCAAGTCACTCCTCGAGAGCGCCGGCCTCGCCCAGAAAATCGGCAAGGCGGCCGAACACGGCATCACCATTGAAGGCGTGACGCTCGACTTCGGCCCTGCCATGAAGCGCTCGCGCTCCGTCAGCACCCAGAACTCCAAGGGCGTGGAGTTCCTGTTCAAGAAGCACAAGGTGCAGTGGATCCGCGGCGAAGGCGTCATTGAAAAGGGCAAGAAGGTCACGGTCACCGCGGCCGACGGCAAGAAGGAAACGCACGAGGCCAAGAAGGCCGTGGTCATTGCCACCGGGTCGCGTGTGAAGGGACTGCCGCAGATTGGCCTCGAGCTGGACAAAAACGTCGTGCTCTCGAGCGACGAAGTGCTCATCGCCGAGAAGGCACCAGCCACGATGGCCGTGATTGGCGCTGGCGCGGTGGGATGTGAGTTTGCCGACGTGTTCGCGAGCTTCGGCACCAAGGTGTCGCTCATTGAAGTCGCGGCTAACATTCTGCCCATCGAAGACGCCGATTGCAGCGCCGAGTTGGCCAAGGCGTTCAAGAAGCGCAAGATCGATGTGATGACGAGCGCGAAGATCTCGAACGTGAAGGTCACCAAGACTGGCGCCAGCATGACCGTGGAAGCCGGTGGGCAGACGCAGACGCTCGAGGTGGAGAAGGTGCTGGTGGCGGCTGGTCGCGCGCCCAACGTGGAGAAGATCGGTCTCGAGGCCGTGGGCATTGCGAAGAGCGAACGCGGCTTCGTGAAGATCAACGAGAAGTTCGAGACGAGCGTGCCGGGCTACTATGCCATTGGCGACGTGGCGGGCAACCAGATGCTGGCCCACAAGGGATCACGCGAAGGGCACGTGTTGGCCGACCTGCTGGGCGGACAGCATGCCCACCTGGTGAACTACAAGAACATCCCCAGCTGCACCTACTGCCATCCGGAAGTGGCCAGCATTGGCCTCACCGAGCAGGCGTGCAAGGACCAGAAGCTGGACTACAAGGTGGGCAAGTTCCCGTTCAGCGCCAACGGTCGCGCCCGCACCAGCGGCGAAACCGACGGTTTCGTGAAGATCATTCGCGACGCCAAGCACGGCGAAATTCTCGGCGCCCACATTGTGGGTGCGCACGCCACGGAAATCATTCACGAAATCGTGGTGGCCCGCGAAAACGAGTTCACGGTCGAAGAGATCGACTTGGCGGTGCACGCGCACCCCACGCTCTCGGAAGCCATTGGCGAAGCGGTGCTGGACTCGCTCGGGAAGATGTTGCACGCGTAA
- the pdhA gene encoding pyruvate dehydrogenase (acetyl-transferring) E1 component subunit alpha, whose translation MPPKKKSDPQVTVKTDNTAALHKELLYSMLLQRRFEERTAEMYAIGRIGGFCHLYIGQEAVSTGIISLLRPDDYIITTYRDHGQALARGMTPRAVMAELFGRQDGCAKGKGGSMHMFDKQLGFLGGHGIVGGHVPIASGVGFAIRYRGGDQVIACFMGESVVNTGAFHEALNMAALWKLPCIFIIENNRYGMGTALERASSIHDIYKRGASYDMPRDVVDGQDVMAVRKATAEAIERARKESMPTLLEIRTYRFMGHSMSDAVSGTYRTKEELEQYLKRDPISLHRQRMEEAGEITAAEVTAMDEEIKKIVQESIDFAEASPELPLEALMEDILVETTS comes from the coding sequence ATGCCTCCCAAGAAGAAATCCGACCCCCAGGTGACCGTGAAGACGGACAACACCGCCGCCCTGCACAAGGAGCTGCTGTACAGCATGCTCCTGCAGCGCCGCTTCGAAGAACGGACTGCCGAGATGTATGCCATCGGCCGCATTGGTGGCTTCTGCCACCTCTACATCGGCCAGGAGGCGGTGTCCACGGGCATCATCTCGCTGCTGCGTCCCGACGACTACATCATCACGACCTACCGTGATCACGGTCAGGCGCTCGCGCGTGGCATGACGCCACGGGCGGTGATGGCCGAACTCTTCGGCCGTCAGGATGGCTGCGCGAAGGGCAAGGGCGGCTCCATGCACATGTTTGACAAGCAGCTCGGGTTCCTGGGCGGTCACGGCATTGTGGGTGGCCATGTGCCGATTGCATCGGGCGTGGGCTTCGCCATCCGTTACCGCGGCGGCGATCAGGTCATTGCCTGTTTCATGGGCGAATCGGTGGTGAACACGGGCGCGTTTCACGAGGCGCTCAACATGGCGGCGCTCTGGAAGCTGCCGTGCATTTTCATCATTGAAAACAACCGCTACGGCATGGGTACCGCGCTCGAGCGCGCGTCATCCATCCACGACATCTATAAGCGCGGCGCGTCGTACGACATGCCGCGTGATGTGGTGGACGGACAGGATGTGATGGCCGTGCGCAAGGCGACTGCCGAAGCCATCGAGCGCGCGCGCAAGGAAAGCATGCCGACGCTGCTCGAAATCCGCACGTATCGGTTCATGGGTCACTCCATGTCCGACGCGGTGAGCGGCACGTACCGCACGAAGGAAGAGTTGGAGCAGTACCTCAAGCGCGATCCCATTTCCCTGCACCGTCAGCGCATGGAAGAGGCGGGCGAAATCACCGCCGCCGAAGTGACGGCCATGGACGAAGAGATCAAGAAGATCGTGCAGGAAAGCATCGACTTCGCGGAAGCGAGCCCGGAGTTGCCGCTCGAGGCGCTCATGGAAGACATCCTCGTCGAAACCACGAGCTGA
- a CDS encoding type II toxin-antitoxin system VapC family toxin: MRRYLLDTNIVSELAHPHADPRVVTWIQDQAPLTLFISVLLLGEIQKGVARLPAGARRTELSNWMELELPTYFRDRVLPVDLPTARHWGRLEAEGLDMGRPLPVIDGLMLATAARHDLIFVTRNVRDCAQRGMPVLDPFTGTLHQ; this comes from the coding sequence ATGAGACGCTATCTGCTGGACACGAACATCGTGAGCGAGCTCGCCCACCCGCATGCGGATCCGCGGGTCGTGACATGGATTCAGGATCAGGCCCCACTTACCCTGTTTATCAGTGTCCTGCTACTCGGCGAGATCCAAAAGGGCGTGGCGCGCCTGCCAGCTGGGGCGAGACGTACGGAGCTCTCCAACTGGATGGAGCTGGAACTGCCAACCTATTTCCGGGACCGAGTGCTCCCGGTAGACCTGCCAACCGCCCGGCATTGGGGCCGACTGGAGGCAGAAGGGTTGGACATGGGACGGCCACTGCCGGTTATTGACGGACTGATGCTCGCGACGGCGGCTCGCCATGACTTGATCTTCGTCACGCGCAACGTGCGTGACTGTGCACAGCGCGGCATGCCGGTTCTCGATCCGTTCACCGGCACGCTACACCAGTAA
- a CDS encoding ABC transporter ATP-binding protein — MTASATPLLSVRGLTKHFPIRSGILQRVTGAVKAVDHVSFDVGRGETLALVGESGCGKTTTGRTLLRLIEPTSGTVHFDGTDVMALKGEALRRMRRHMQIVFQDPYGSLNPRMTVGTAIKEGLIVHALAEGAEADRRVAQLLDEVGLRAEYAARYPHEFSGGQRQRIGIARALAVEPSFIVCDEPVSALDVSVQAQVVNLLRDLQRDRGLSYLFIAHDLAVVSHMADRVAVMYLGRIVELAPRAQLFAMPRMPYTKALLSAVPVPEPGAVRQRILLPGDPPSPANPPSGCVFHPRCPHPLKDAACTTIVPPLEEKAPGHFVACIKELPTSVPTP, encoded by the coding sequence ATGACCGCGTCAGCTACGCCGCTGCTCTCCGTACGCGGGCTCACCAAGCACTTCCCCATTCGCAGCGGCATCCTGCAGCGCGTCACGGGGGCCGTGAAGGCGGTGGACCATGTGTCTTTCGACGTGGGGCGCGGTGAGACGCTCGCCCTGGTCGGCGAATCGGGGTGCGGCAAGACGACCACAGGGCGCACCCTGCTGCGGCTCATTGAGCCCACCAGCGGCACCGTGCACTTTGACGGCACCGATGTCATGGCCCTGAAGGGAGAGGCATTACGGCGCATGCGCCGGCACATGCAGATCGTCTTTCAGGATCCCTACGGGTCACTCAACCCGCGCATGACGGTGGGCACCGCCATCAAGGAAGGGCTCATCGTGCATGCTCTGGCAGAAGGTGCCGAAGCAGACCGTCGGGTAGCCCAGTTGCTTGATGAAGTGGGGCTGCGCGCCGAGTACGCCGCACGCTATCCCCATGAGTTCTCCGGCGGGCAGCGTCAGCGTATCGGCATTGCGCGGGCACTGGCCGTTGAGCCGTCGTTCATTGTCTGCGACGAACCGGTCTCGGCACTCGATGTCAGCGTGCAAGCGCAGGTGGTCAACCTGCTGCGCGACCTGCAGCGTGATCGCGGCCTCTCCTATCTGTTTATTGCGCACGATCTGGCCGTCGTCTCGCACATGGCCGATCGGGTAGCCGTGATGTATCTGGGCAGGATTGTCGAACTGGCGCCGCGGGCGCAGCTGTTTGCCATGCCGCGCATGCCCTACACCAAGGCGTTGCTGTCGGCTGTCCCGGTGCCGGAGCCCGGCGCCGTGCGCCAGCGTATTCTGCTCCCGGGCGACCCGCCGTCACCGGCCAACCCGCCCAGCGGCTGTGTGTTTCATCCGCGGTGTCCACATCCGCTCAAGGATGCCGCCTGCACCACCATCGTGCCGCCACTCGAAGAAAAGGCCCCAGGGCATTTCGTGGCGTGCATCAAGGAACTTCCCACCTCAGTCCCCACCCCGTGA
- a CDS encoding glycosyltransferase family 2 protein: protein MLYLAIPAHNEVATIGVLLWRLRTVLAEFPREYEVVVYDDASTDETAAVAEQYERAMPVSVIRGATRLGYAGAVDALLRHVAGLTRYPRRDAVLLLQGDFTDPPGIVPEFARRFEGGADLVVGERLTVADAPTAVKRLFKYGHWAMRPFVKVEGVKDLTATMRLVRISALREAIRVAGATALVSGDSWTANTDLLLRLAPHARKVESVPMEPTYGVRMRETRRVAMTDAIGALKWAWGARGRRAVVGSSPVDAAPDDRRGARQGGKRREEPAELSVERIREKVRERDGSRGIDGEPAPDPRRRRPRERTPETEAERPALRLEPAERPPRAEKPERPERPERLPRGERPEREKRTDAPRADRPPRDVREPRPPRPERSGDRTADARPPRRRDEPRSPYADATLELDDPFAPPSARRDTRSLNDIMGAADAGAAMSEPVPAEPTLPEVAPMAEAAPARREDATDANPAPRPSTADLSSPRDAAMGGSAEGSDDEFDGPDGVEADGEPDGDGDAGEVDADGQPRRKRRRNRRSRRGRRKKEGRETSDTTDAPVDSDASTPGSSADADKAEAGVRLLPGDHVDGEPVRQARPARLDVEDDGDETDDADEEEAGGVESMSEGAPRPRRRGRRGRRGGARRSRGKKDRPDGEGAPDQGTEPMHDGDAP from the coding sequence GTGCTCTACCTCGCAATTCCCGCGCACAACGAAGTTGCCACTATTGGCGTGCTGCTCTGGCGGCTCCGCACAGTGCTGGCCGAATTCCCGCGCGAGTACGAAGTGGTGGTGTACGACGATGCGAGTACCGACGAAACGGCCGCTGTGGCCGAGCAGTACGAACGCGCCATGCCCGTCTCCGTCATTCGGGGGGCGACCCGGTTGGGCTATGCCGGCGCCGTGGATGCCCTATTGCGGCATGTCGCCGGACTGACGCGGTACCCCCGGCGCGACGCCGTCCTGCTGTTGCAGGGCGACTTCACCGACCCGCCCGGTATTGTGCCGGAGTTTGCCCGGCGTTTCGAGGGCGGTGCCGATCTGGTGGTGGGCGAGCGACTCACCGTGGCGGACGCTCCCACGGCCGTGAAGCGGCTGTTCAAGTACGGGCATTGGGCCATGCGTCCCTTCGTGAAGGTGGAGGGCGTCAAGGATCTCACCGCTACCATGCGACTGGTCCGGATCTCCGCACTGCGCGAGGCCATCCGGGTCGCGGGGGCCACCGCCCTGGTCAGCGGAGACAGCTGGACCGCCAACACCGATCTGCTGCTGCGCCTGGCGCCGCACGCACGAAAAGTGGAGTCGGTGCCCATGGAACCCACGTACGGCGTGCGGATGCGCGAAACCCGCCGGGTGGCCATGACCGACGCCATCGGTGCCCTGAAGTGGGCCTGGGGGGCCCGTGGACGCCGCGCGGTGGTGGGCTCCTCCCCTGTGGATGCCGCCCCGGACGATCGCCGGGGCGCTCGCCAGGGTGGTAAGCGCCGTGAAGAGCCGGCCGAGCTGTCGGTGGAACGAATTCGTGAAAAAGTGCGGGAGCGCGATGGCTCCCGGGGCATTGACGGGGAACCAGCGCCCGACCCGCGGCGTCGCCGGCCTCGTGAACGCACGCCCGAGACCGAGGCGGAGCGCCCAGCGTTGCGCCTGGAGCCTGCGGAACGCCCACCCCGCGCGGAAAAGCCGGAACGTCCGGAACGTCCCGAGCGCCTGCCACGTGGCGAGCGCCCGGAACGCGAGAAGCGCACCGACGCGCCGCGTGCCGATCGGCCCCCGCGTGACGTCCGGGAACCTCGCCCGCCGCGGCCGGAACGGTCGGGGGATCGCACCGCTGATGCCCGCCCCCCTCGGCGGCGGGATGAGCCGCGGTCGCCGTACGCCGATGCCACCCTTGAACTCGATGATCCCTTCGCGCCCCCGTCAGCGCGGCGGGACACTCGGTCGCTCAATGACATCATGGGCGCCGCCGATGCCGGGGCCGCCATGTCGGAACCGGTGCCCGCCGAGCCAACGCTGCCAGAGGTTGCGCCGATGGCGGAGGCGGCACCGGCACGCCGCGAAGACGCCACCGATGCGAACCCGGCGCCTCGTCCCTCCACTGCCGACCTGTCATCGCCTCGTGACGCGGCAATGGGCGGGAGTGCCGAGGGATCCGACGACGAATTCGATGGCCCCGACGGAGTCGAGGCCGATGGCGAGCCGGACGGCGACGGGGACGCTGGGGAAGTGGATGCGGACGGTCAACCGCGGCGCAAGCGTCGGCGGAACCGTCGGTCACGTCGCGGGCGTCGAAAAAAGGAAGGCCGCGAAACCTCCGACACGACCGACGCCCCAGTTGACAGCGACGCCAGCACTCCCGGCAGCAGCGCAGACGCTGACAAGGCGGAGGCTGGCGTGCGCCTTCTCCCCGGCGATCACGTTGACGGGGAACCTGTGCGCCAGGCGCGTCCGGCGCGCCTAGACGTCGAAGACGATGGCGACGAGACCGACGACGCCGACGAGGAAGAGGCGGGCGGCGTGGAAAGCATGTCCGAAGGTGCCCCCCGGCCGCGGCGTCGGGGACGTCGGGGCCGTCGCGGCGGTGCCCGTCGGTCGCGCGGCAAAAAGGATCGCCCCGACGGAGAAGGTGCCCCCGACCAGGGAACGGAACCAATGCACGACGGGGACGCGCCGTAA
- a CDS encoding type II toxin-antitoxin system Phd/YefM family antitoxin — protein MRSWTLEKAKNGFSELVRLALAHEPQLVTRGRSGMDAVVIIARDDYERLLAPPVDLYAAMQRSPLAAAIAEGVFDRHDPFPRSRELARDFVLDAQEGTVREEPDIPA, from the coding sequence GTGCGCTCCTGGACCTTGGAAAAAGCGAAAAACGGTTTTTCTGAACTTGTGCGTCTTGCCCTGGCGCACGAGCCCCAGTTGGTCACCCGCGGCCGTTCAGGCATGGACGCGGTCGTGATCATTGCGCGGGACGATTACGAGCGGCTGCTGGCGCCGCCGGTCGATTTATATGCTGCCATGCAGCGGTCCCCACTGGCTGCAGCAATTGCCGAAGGGGTATTCGACCGGCACGATCCGTTCCCCAGGTCCAGGGAGTTGGCGCGCGATTTCGTGCTCGATGCCCAAGAGGGGACGGTTCGCGAAGAGCCGGACATCCCTGCATGA
- a CDS encoding peptide MFS transporter, with translation MSTAVTNDRSFFGHPKGLGLLFATEMWERFSYYGLRPLLVLFMAAALNEGGFGFERTQASAIVGIYAASVYLASLPGGWIADRWLGLRRAILIGAVLITGGHLAIGVSGFAGPGIGKSFFFLGLVLIVLGTGLLKPNISAIVGDLYPEGGARRDAGFSIFYMGINTGAFVGQLVTGYLGERVSWHWGFGAAGIGMAFGLLSFWFFAKKLLGPIGEDIVRNPDATAQAKQESMVRTSTFAGLGVLALVFALASSGVVDIDPLAIGSVMTFVLVGIAVAFFAYIFAFGGLTSDEKKRSGVIFVLFVFAAIFWAAFEQAPTSLQLFANDFTDRNLFGFSIPATWFQSVNSLFIILFSPIFAALWLGLAKKNLELSSPAKFALGLALAGIGFQLMVFAANKVVAGGGSVLVSPWWLIFSYLFQTWGELCLSPVGLSSMTKLAPRRYVGQMMGIWFLAASVGNLVAGLVGGHVDPSKLEQTPAVFSGTAIALFVSTAILLAMVIPIRKMMANVK, from the coding sequence GTGAGCACCGCCGTCACCAACGACCGCTCGTTCTTTGGCCATCCGAAGGGGCTTGGTCTGCTCTTCGCCACCGAAATGTGGGAACGCTTTTCGTATTATGGATTGCGCCCGCTGCTCGTACTGTTCATGGCCGCCGCCCTCAACGAAGGAGGCTTCGGGTTTGAACGCACCCAGGCCTCGGCCATTGTGGGCATCTATGCCGCGAGTGTGTACCTCGCCTCGTTGCCTGGCGGATGGATAGCCGACCGCTGGCTGGGATTGCGTCGGGCCATTCTGATTGGCGCGGTGCTGATTACCGGGGGACACCTCGCCATTGGCGTGTCGGGATTTGCCGGGCCGGGCATCGGCAAGTCGTTCTTCTTTCTGGGACTGGTGCTCATCGTCCTGGGCACGGGACTGCTCAAGCCGAACATCTCCGCCATTGTTGGTGATTTGTATCCGGAAGGCGGGGCGCGACGCGATGCCGGCTTCTCCATTTTTTACATGGGGATCAACACCGGCGCCTTTGTAGGACAGCTCGTCACCGGGTATCTCGGCGAGCGCGTCAGCTGGCACTGGGGCTTTGGCGCTGCAGGCATTGGCATGGCCTTTGGTCTGCTGAGCTTCTGGTTTTTTGCGAAGAAGCTGCTGGGCCCCATTGGAGAAGATATCGTGCGGAATCCGGACGCCACGGCGCAGGCAAAGCAGGAATCGATGGTGCGCACCAGCACCTTCGCCGGGCTTGGTGTGCTGGCGCTGGTATTTGCGCTCGCGTCGAGCGGCGTGGTCGACATCGATCCCCTGGCCATTGGCAGTGTCATGACCTTTGTTTTGGTCGGTATTGCCGTGGCGTTCTTCGCCTACATTTTCGCCTTCGGCGGCCTCACGAGCGACGAGAAGAAGCGCAGTGGCGTGATTTTCGTGTTGTTCGTCTTTGCGGCCATTTTCTGGGCGGCATTCGAACAGGCTCCCACGTCGTTGCAGCTGTTCGCCAACGACTTTACCGACCGGAACCTCTTCGGCTTCAGCATTCCCGCCACGTGGTTTCAGTCTGTCAATTCGCTGTTCATCATTCTCTTCTCGCCGATCTTCGCCGCGCTGTGGCTCGGACTTGCCAAGAAGAATCTGGAGCTCTCGAGCCCGGCCAAGTTTGCCTTGGGGCTCGCGCTCGCCGGCATCGGCTTCCAGCTCATGGTGTTTGCGGCCAACAAGGTAGTGGCCGGTGGTGGCAGCGTGCTCGTATCACCCTGGTGGCTGATCTTCAGCTATCTCTTCCAGACGTGGGGTGAGCTGTGTCTCAGCCCCGTCGGTCTGTCATCCATGACCAAGCTGGCACCGCGTCGGTATGTGGGACAGATGATGGGCATCTGGTTCCTGGCCGCGTCAGTCGGCAACCTCGTCGCCGGCCTCGTGGGCGGTCACGTGGATCCGTCCAAGCTGGAGCAGACACCGGCGGTATTCAGTGGCACCGCCATTGCGCTCTTCGTCAGCACAGCCATCCTGCTCGCCATGGTGATCCCCATTCGCAAGATGATGGCGAACGTGAAGTAG
- a CDS encoding pyruvate dehydrogenase complex dihydrolipoamide acetyltransferase, with protein sequence MATKVLMEALSPTMEEGRLAKWTKNVGDVVKSGDTIAEVETDKAIMELVARGDGVLRARLIEEGATAPVGNLIGVIAAADEDISAFGAGGGAAAAAPAAAAPAAAAPAAAAAAAPAPAPVAVAEQPVGVHGGTESAESAAGPTRSSPLARRMAAEKGLSLSAIQGSGPGGRIIRRDIEAAASAAPVAAQAAAAVTATSSASKPTATATAMQIDGEYKDVALTQMRKTIARRLGESIGPIPTFFLTSEIDMTNVGKLREQMVAAGDQFKVSVNDIVIKAVAIALTRHPEVNAHWMGDSIRYFSAAHVGMAVATDDGLIVPVIRDAHLKGLGAIGKEARELAKRARERKLQPAEFTGGTFSVSNLGMFGIDQFTAIINPPEAAILAVGATETKPVWENGQFVPRQRMRVTMSCDHRIIDGAVGAKFLQTLRQLLEAPMMMLF encoded by the coding sequence ATGGCGACCAAAGTATTGATGGAGGCGCTTTCCCCCACGATGGAGGAGGGGCGTCTGGCGAAGTGGACCAAGAACGTCGGCGACGTGGTGAAGTCGGGCGACACGATTGCCGAGGTCGAGACCGACAAGGCGATCATGGAGCTCGTCGCGCGTGGCGACGGCGTGTTGCGGGCGCGTCTCATCGAGGAAGGCGCGACGGCACCGGTCGGGAACCTCATCGGCGTGATTGCAGCGGCCGACGAAGACATTTCGGCATTCGGTGCCGGTGGTGGGGCTGCAGCAGCAGCACCTGCAGCAGCAGCACCTGCAGCAGCAGCGCCTGCGGCGGCTGCCGCCGCGGCTCCGGCGCCGGCTCCGGTGGCGGTGGCGGAACAGCCTGTGGGAGTGCACGGGGGGACAGAGAGCGCGGAGTCGGCAGCGGGTCCAACGCGATCGTCTCCCTTGGCGCGTCGCATGGCCGCCGAGAAGGGGCTGTCGCTCTCGGCCATTCAAGGCAGCGGCCCTGGGGGGCGCATCATTCGTCGTGACATCGAGGCCGCGGCTTCGGCGGCGCCTGTTGCGGCACAAGCGGCAGCGGCGGTCACGGCCACCAGCAGTGCCAGCAAGCCCACCGCGACGGCCACCGCCATGCAGATCGATGGCGAGTACAAGGACGTTGCACTCACGCAGATGCGCAAAACCATCGCGCGTCGCCTCGGCGAGTCCATTGGCCCCATTCCCACCTTCTTCCTCACGTCGGAGATCGACATGACGAACGTGGGCAAGCTGCGCGAGCAGATGGTGGCCGCGGGCGATCAGTTCAAGGTGTCGGTGAACGACATCGTGATCAAAGCGGTGGCCATTGCGCTCACGCGGCACCCCGAAGTGAACGCGCACTGGATGGGCGATTCCATTCGCTACTTCAGCGCCGCGCACGTGGGCATGGCCGTGGCAACGGACGACGGACTCATTGTCCCCGTCATCCGCGATGCGCACCTCAAGGGTCTGGGAGCTATCGGCAAGGAAGCGCGGGAACTGGCCAAGCGGGCGCGCGAGCGCAAACTGCAGCCGGCCGAGTTCACGGGCGGCACGTTCAGCGTGTCCAACCTGGGCATGTTCGGCATCGACCAGTTCACCGCCATCATCAACCCGCCCGAAGCGGCCATCCTCGCGGTGGGCGCCACGGAAACGAAGCCGGTGTGGGAGAACGGGCAGTTTGTCCCGCGTCAACGCATGCGCGTGACCATGAGCTGCGATCACCGGATCATTGATGGCGCGGTGGGGGCGAAGTTCCTGCAGACGCTGCGGCAGCTGCTGGAAGCGCCCATGATGATGCTGTTCTGA